A section of the Pedobacter sp. HDW13 genome encodes:
- a CDS encoding M56 family metallopeptidase, which yields MPHFFLLLLKINLVLILFSATYYLVLRRLTFYSLNRAFLVFGIIFSSAYPFINLTDFLAGRKSVPAFVPELNQQVSQLVKQNAVPFIWQILSILFYAGVVLMALRLLVQFISLYRMHQNSSPDKLSQYPVRILTEEVSPFSFWQTIYINPGLHKQEDLPNILAHEKVHVEQWHTLDIILAEICVVFYWFNPGVWLMKKAVRENIEFITDARILRKGIDKKAYQYSLLDVGALQPSVAIVNNFNLSDLKKRIKMMNAKRSSKVNLTRYMLVLPVLLCVTLAFTIDKKAVRKSLAPLTKMVVNVIPHKEAESIVQAKTSIITRKKKKIVSPLVKKIDTAIKLTFVFKQTGKEGDSVPHQIREVVKKMVGNVKFDFKTDGDLSKRTFVKHFTFTDSVPTNEKIEQIMLADQANMGLGNVPDAKGKKVTAVFIMKSTINTKHADETVNDKSEVKESSVTSTGYYLNGKKISKAELDKLNPNMIMDLKMDKNRQFIQINTKP from the coding sequence ATGCCACATTTCTTTCTCCTTTTATTAAAAATTAACCTGGTGCTGATTTTGTTTTCGGCCACCTATTACCTGGTATTGCGCAGGCTTACCTTTTACTCGCTCAACAGGGCTTTTCTGGTGTTCGGTATTATTTTTTCTTCTGCGTATCCTTTTATCAACCTTACCGATTTTTTGGCCGGCCGTAAGTCGGTACCTGCATTTGTTCCGGAGTTGAACCAACAGGTAAGTCAGCTGGTAAAACAAAATGCTGTACCGTTTATCTGGCAAATACTTTCCATACTTTTTTATGCAGGCGTGGTTTTAATGGCACTGCGTTTACTGGTGCAGTTCATCTCCCTGTATCGCATGCATCAAAATTCTTCGCCCGATAAGCTGAGTCAGTATCCGGTAAGGATATTAACTGAAGAGGTAAGCCCTTTCAGTTTCTGGCAAACCATTTACATTAATCCGGGTCTGCACAAGCAGGAAGATCTACCCAATATCCTGGCACACGAGAAAGTACATGTGGAGCAGTGGCATACATTAGATATTATTCTGGCCGAAATTTGCGTGGTTTTTTATTGGTTTAATCCAGGTGTTTGGCTGATGAAAAAAGCCGTGCGCGAAAATATTGAGTTTATTACCGATGCCCGCATTTTAAGAAAGGGAATCGATAAAAAGGCATACCAATACAGTTTGCTGGATGTAGGTGCTTTACAACCTTCGGTGGCTATTGTTAACAATTTCAACCTTTCTGATCTGAAAAAACGGATTAAAATGATGAATGCCAAACGTTCATCGAAAGTGAACTTAACCCGCTATATGCTGGTATTGCCGGTTTTGTTGTGCGTTACGCTGGCTTTTACTATTGATAAGAAAGCCGTTCGGAAAAGTTTAGCTCCCTTAACTAAAATGGTGGTTAATGTAATCCCACATAAGGAAGCTGAATCTATTGTGCAAGCCAAAACCAGTATAATAACCAGAAAAAAGAAAAAGATAGTCTCACCTTTGGTGAAAAAAATAGACACAGCAATCAAGCTGACATTTGTTTTTAAGCAGACTGGCAAAGAGGGCGATTCGGTACCGCACCAGATAAGAGAAGTGGTTAAAAAAATGGTTGGTAATGTTAAGTTCGATTTTAAAACGGATGGCGATCTTAGCAAAAGAACCTTTGTTAAACATTTCACCTTTACCGATTCTGTTCCAACTAACGAAAAAATTGAGCAGATTATGCTGGCTGATCAGGCGAATATGGGATTAGGAAATGTTCCTGATGCCAAAGGAAAAAAAGTAACCGCTGTTTTTATTATGAAGTCTACCATCAATACAAAACATGCCGATGAAACAGTAAACGATAAATCAGAAGTAAAAGAATCGTCGGTTACCAGCACAGGTTATTATTTAAATGGAAAAAAGATAAGCAAAGCAGAGCTCGATAAATTGAATCCCAACATGATTATGGATCTAAAAATGGATAAAAATAGACAGTTTATTCAGATCAATACCAAGCCTTAA